The uncultured Hyphomonas sp. genome includes a region encoding these proteins:
- a CDS encoding cytochrome b/b6 domain-containing protein, producing MHAPSSNRYTVVAILLHWAIAGLILFMIWLGWNMDDNEARFQLHKSIGIAILFLSVARVLWRWRNPPPPLPDDMTPWEKRLSHGVHVAFYALMIGLPLLGWLLVSTSSFQISTVLFGTVSWPHLPFTEGLKGGVVHDVTEFLHSKGAWVLIVLLGLHVAGAIKHEFAAEEGVFKRMIPGLFGRPHSPPPAQGYAIAFGGAVLLFAIIAAVPLMKSSPSAPASPGTTGTVPADEGNWAIDPAASEITFTGTYQKKPFSGTFGRWDASVLFDAEDLDSSAIEVEVYPGSASTGTKLYDDTIQGGEWFDTNSFPAVKVSLINIAASADGGYTAEASMLVKDQAINVPFDFNLTIEGDTATFDGRTTLSRKALNLGQQSDPGGDWVDDSVEVTVKGSATRKE from the coding sequence ATGCATGCTCCATCCTCAAACCGTTACACGGTCGTTGCGATTCTCCTTCACTGGGCGATCGCTGGCCTGATCCTGTTCATGATCTGGCTTGGATGGAACATGGACGACAATGAAGCCCGCTTCCAGCTGCACAAGTCGATCGGGATCGCGATCCTATTCCTCAGCGTGGCGCGGGTTCTGTGGCGGTGGCGCAATCCACCGCCGCCATTGCCCGATGACATGACCCCGTGGGAGAAACGCCTCTCTCATGGGGTGCATGTCGCCTTTTACGCCCTGATGATCGGCCTGCCGCTGCTCGGCTGGCTGCTGGTCTCCACCTCCAGCTTCCAGATCTCGACCGTCCTGTTCGGCACGGTCAGCTGGCCCCACCTTCCGTTCACAGAAGGCCTGAAGGGCGGGGTGGTCCATGATGTGACCGAGTTCCTGCACTCCAAGGGCGCCTGGGTCCTGATCGTGCTGCTGGGCCTGCATGTCGCCGGCGCCATCAAACATGAGTTTGCCGCTGAAGAAGGCGTGTTCAAGCGGATGATCCCCGGCCTCTTCGGCCGCCCGCATTCGCCGCCACCGGCACAGGGATATGCCATCGCGTTCGGCGGCGCCGTTTTGCTGTTCGCAATCATCGCAGCCGTTCCGCTGATGAAGTCTTCGCCATCTGCACCGGCAAGCCCCGGCACCACCGGCACCGTCCCGGCGGATGAGGGCAACTGGGCGATTGACCCAGCAGCCTCCGAAATCACCTTCACCGGCACCTATCAAAAAAAGCCGTTCTCCGGCACGTTCGGGCGCTGGGATGCATCGGTCCTGTTCGATGCCGAAGACCTGGATAGTTCCGCGATAGAGGTGGAAGTCTATCCCGGCTCGGCCAGTACCGGCACGAAACTCTATGACGACACGATTCAGGGTGGCGAATGGTTCGATACGAATTCGTTCCCGGCTGTGAAGGTCAGCCTGATAAATATCGCCGCTTCAGCTGACGGCGGCTACACCGCAGAAGCCTCGATGCTGGTGAAGGATCAGGCCATCAATGTGCCATTCGATTTCAACCTGACCATCGAAGGAGACACAGCGACGTTCGACGGGCGGACGACGCTCTCCCGCAAGGCGCTGAACCTCGGCCAGCAATCCGACCCCGGTGGCGACTGGGTCGATGACTCCGTCGAGGTCACCGTCAAAGGCTCGGCCACCCGGAAGGAATAA
- a CDS encoding FAD-binding oxidoreductase: MTQTLTPDFLAALKDMLGPQGWSEDPDVLSEHAQAWRGVLQGETPIVAKPASTEEAAALVKLCSQHGVAICPQGGNTGLVDAGVPHGEICVSMRRMNKVRSVDVFNNSMVVEAGAPLVTAQQAAEDVNRLFPLSLGSEGTATIGGLISTNAGGVAVLRYGMMRDLLLGMEVVLPSGEIWDGLSGLRKNNTGYDLKHLFAGAEGTLGLVTAATLKMFPKVQRATAWVTAASTQDVIALLAHVREMAGDTVTSFEMIPANAVEMVLADIEGTRDPLPSNLAWRVLMEVSFSDEAMARKTLETALETAFEKGLIQDAALAESLAQAKTMWMVRETIPLSKRAYGNSLNQDISVPVSKIPAFMETCNARIVEKLPTADFVIFGHVGDGNLHYSVIEPAGKTGLKENFEALTHIIYDTVMEFDGSISAEHGVGRLKRDELAKLRPQAATDTMRAIKKALDPQGIMNPNRVVSV, translated from the coding sequence ATGACCCAGACGCTGACCCCAGACTTCCTCGCCGCCCTCAAGGACATGCTCGGCCCGCAAGGCTGGAGCGAAGACCCGGACGTTCTCTCCGAACACGCGCAGGCCTGGCGCGGCGTGCTGCAGGGCGAAACACCCATCGTGGCAAAGCCTGCCAGCACGGAAGAAGCCGCCGCGCTTGTAAAGCTCTGCAGCCAGCACGGCGTCGCGATCTGCCCGCAGGGCGGCAATACAGGCCTTGTCGATGCGGGCGTGCCGCATGGCGAGATCTGTGTCTCGATGCGCCGCATGAACAAGGTGCGCAGCGTCGACGTGTTCAACAATTCCATGGTCGTAGAGGCCGGTGCCCCGCTGGTAACGGCGCAGCAGGCGGCCGAAGACGTGAACCGCCTGTTCCCGCTGTCGCTCGGCTCCGAAGGCACGGCAACGATTGGCGGCCTGATCTCGACCAATGCCGGCGGCGTGGCCGTGCTGCGTTATGGCATGATGCGCGATCTCCTGTTGGGCATGGAAGTCGTGCTGCCGTCAGGCGAGATCTGGGACGGACTTTCTGGCCTGCGCAAGAACAATACGGGCTATGACCTGAAGCACCTTTTCGCAGGCGCCGAAGGCACGCTGGGCCTCGTCACCGCCGCGACACTCAAAATGTTTCCGAAAGTCCAGCGCGCCACGGCCTGGGTAACGGCGGCGTCCACGCAGGACGTCATCGCGCTGCTGGCCCATGTGCGCGAGATGGCGGGCGATACGGTCACAAGTTTCGAGATGATCCCGGCCAATGCGGTCGAGATGGTCCTGGCCGACATCGAAGGCACGCGCGATCCACTACCGTCCAACCTCGCCTGGCGCGTGCTGATGGAAGTGTCCTTCTCGGACGAAGCCATGGCGCGCAAGACGCTGGAGACGGCACTGGAAACCGCCTTCGAAAAAGGCCTGATCCAGGACGCCGCGCTCGCCGAAAGCCTTGCGCAGGCCAAGACCATGTGGATGGTGCGCGAGACGATCCCGCTGTCCAAGCGCGCCTATGGCAACTCGCTGAACCAGGACATCTCCGTACCGGTCAGCAAGATCCCGGCCTTCATGGAAACCTGCAACGCCCGCATCGTCGAGAAGCTGCCGACGGCAGACTTCGTCATCTTTGGCCATGTCGGTGACGGGAATTTGCATTACTCCGTGATCGAACCGGCAGGGAAGACGGGCCTGAAGGAAAACTTCGAGGCCCTGACCCACATCATCTATGACACGGTGATGGAGTTCGATGGCTCGATCTCTGCCGAGCATGGTGTCGGCCGCCTGAAGCGCGATGAGCTGGCGAAGCTGCGCCCGCAGGCTGCCACCGACACGATGCGCGCCATCAAGAAGGCGCTGGACCCGCAGGGCATCATGAACCCCAACCGCGTGGTCAGCGTCTGA
- a CDS encoding L-threonylcarbamoyladenylate synthase yields MTAIVPIQPGTLSLAAMHLRGGGLVAMPTETVYGLACNAANPDAVVRLYEAKGRPRFNPLIAHVANMEMAEQEAVFSDQAREIAAQFWPGPLTMVLPVASTGTVSDIARAGLDTIALRMPAHPGARALIETFGKPLVAPSANRSGHISPTTAQHVKEDLDGKVDLILDGGPCERGIESTIVSFVGERPVLLRAGALETSALEAALGQPLIAREEAEGISAPGQLKSHYAPNARVRLNADAPEAGEGWLAFGETPYSGLNLSETGDLREAAKNLFAALRTLDTQHDRIAVARIPDEGLGEAINDRLTRAAHRD; encoded by the coding sequence ATGACCGCCATCGTGCCCATCCAGCCGGGAACGCTCAGCCTCGCCGCCATGCACCTGCGCGGCGGCGGTCTTGTGGCGATGCCGACCGAGACCGTCTACGGCCTCGCCTGCAATGCGGCCAACCCGGATGCCGTGGTGCGTCTCTACGAAGCCAAGGGCCGCCCGCGCTTCAATCCGCTCATCGCCCATGTCGCAAACATGGAGATGGCGGAGCAGGAGGCTGTCTTCTCGGATCAGGCCCGCGAGATTGCCGCACAGTTCTGGCCGGGGCCGCTCACCATGGTCCTGCCCGTGGCATCGACCGGCACGGTCAGCGATATCGCCCGCGCGGGCCTCGACACGATCGCCCTGCGCATGCCTGCCCATCCCGGCGCCCGCGCCCTGATCGAGACCTTCGGCAAGCCGCTGGTGGCACCGTCTGCCAACCGCTCCGGCCATATCAGTCCGACGACGGCGCAGCACGTCAAAGAGGATCTGGACGGGAAGGTCGACCTGATCCTTGACGGCGGCCCGTGCGAGCGCGGCATTGAATCCACCATCGTGTCTTTCGTGGGCGAGCGCCCTGTCCTGCTCCGCGCTGGCGCGCTGGAAACCTCCGCGCTGGAAGCCGCTCTCGGCCAGCCACTCATCGCCCGCGAGGAAGCCGAAGGAATCTCCGCCCCCGGACAGTTGAAAAGCCACTACGCCCCGAACGCCCGCGTCCGCCTCAATGCCGACGCGCCGGAGGCGGGCGAGGGATGGCTCGCCTTTGGTGAGACACCCTACTCCGGCCTTAATCTTTCGGAGACGGGCGACCTGCGCGAAGCCGCAAAGAACCTCTTCGCCGCCCTGCGCACGCTCGATACGCAACATGACCGCATTGCCGTCGCCCGCATCCCGGACGAAGGCCTCGGCGAAGCCATCAACGACCGCCTCACCCGCGCAGCCCACAGGGACTAG
- a CDS encoding YceI family protein: MRTFLLSASAIALAGTLAACGAPSASEAAPAAPETAVAETTAGPAEAPAPELGPAGTYDLDLTHASLTWKVNHFGLSGYTARFTGIAGTLVFDPEDLSASVLDVTVDPASVETDYPFDFKASHPDSPFDTFDQEISESDAYFNSTAFPAITFKSTEVTATGTDTGTVTGDLSFRGVTKPVTLDVTYNGTASFPWAPDQPKIGFSATGTLKRSDFGMDILVPNVSDDVELLIEVEFAKAAEASESE; encoded by the coding sequence ATGCGCACATTCCTCCTTTCCGCTTCAGCAATCGCCCTCGCCGGCACACTGGCCGCCTGTGGCGCGCCGTCGGCCAGCGAAGCCGCCCCGGCAGCCCCGGAAACCGCGGTCGCTGAAACCACGGCTGGCCCTGCCGAAGCCCCGGCACCGGAACTCGGCCCGGCTGGCACCTATGACCTCGACCTGACCCACGCCTCGCTGACCTGGAAGGTCAACCATTTCGGCCTGTCGGGCTACACCGCCCGCTTCACCGGCATTGCCGGCACGCTGGTGTTCGACCCGGAAGACCTGTCCGCCAGCGTGCTGGACGTGACGGTCGATCCGGCCTCCGTCGAGACCGACTATCCGTTTGATTTCAAGGCAAGCCACCCAGACAGCCCGTTCGACACGTTCGATCAGGAAATCTCCGAGAGCGACGCCTACTTCAACTCCACGGCCTTCCCGGCGATCACCTTCAAGTCCACTGAAGTGACCGCCACCGGCACCGATACCGGCACCGTCACCGGCGACCTGAGCTTCCGGGGCGTGACCAAGCCGGTAACGCTGGACGTGACCTATAACGGCACCGCCAGCTTCCCGTGGGCACCGGACCAGCCGAAGATCGGTTTCTCGGCCACCGGCACGCTGAAGCGGTCCGACTTCGGCATGGACATCCTGGTTCCGAACGTCAGCGACGATGTGGAACTGCTGATCGAAGTCGAGTTCGCCAAGGCCGCCGAAGCCAGCGAATCTGAATAA
- a CDS encoding FMN-binding negative transcriptional regulator, whose translation MHPSRRYLVTDPATLRQRILEHPFAVISAVSDGQPVAAHAPVLPSGEGEALSLRFHLSVANPVTKALLAGSSVLAVFTGPHAYVSPDWYGLEDQVPTWNYISVEAAGPVTRLDDAAMRQLIDDLSDHFEADLAPKPIWKTAKMTPALLEALYRGLVAFDLRPQRFEGIAKLNQDKPASARAGVIDALDATESGFALAAEMRKLES comes from the coding sequence ATGCACCCTTCCCGCCGCTATCTCGTCACAGACCCCGCCACTCTTCGCCAGCGCATCCTCGAACATCCGTTCGCGGTGATCAGCGCGGTGAGCGATGGCCAGCCGGTGGCCGCACACGCGCCTGTTCTCCCCTCCGGGGAAGGGGAGGCCCTGTCGCTGCGCTTCCACTTGTCCGTCGCCAATCCGGTGACCAAGGCCTTGCTGGCGGGCAGTTCGGTGCTGGCCGTGTTCACCGGGCCGCACGCCTATGTCTCCCCGGACTGGTACGGCCTCGAAGACCAGGTGCCGACCTGGAACTATATCTCCGTCGAGGCCGCTGGCCCGGTCACCCGGCTGGACGACGCCGCAATGCGCCAACTGATCGACGACCTCTCAGATCATTTCGAAGCGGACCTCGCACCGAAGCCGATCTGGAAGACGGCCAAGATGACGCCCGCACTGCTGGAGGCGCTGTATCGCGGCCTCGTTGCCTTCGATCTTCGCCCGCAACGCTTCGAAGGCATCGCCAAGCTGAACCAGGACAAACCGGCCAGCGCCCGCGCCGGTGTCATCGACGCGCTGGACGCGACAGAAAGCGGCTTCGCGCTGGCCGCGGAAATGCGTAAACTGGAGTCATGA
- a CDS encoding HAD family hydrolase, translated as MAKFDALIFDCDGVLVDSEVIAIQCEREILAGWGLDYPFETFVQRFVGLHNRDFHNAIAADAKAAGLTLQEDFRTALHANHWTRFETELEAIAGVLDVVAAFPGLQAVASSSEADKLVRKLELTGLHETFAPHVYSSDLVANGKPAPDLFLLAAQKIGAHPETCLVIEDSVNGVKAARAAGMTAWGFTGGGHADAGLAGRLTAAGAHGVFASHREVAAALAG; from the coding sequence ATGGCAAAATTCGATGCCCTGATTTTCGACTGCGACGGCGTGCTCGTCGATTCCGAAGTCATCGCCATCCAGTGCGAGCGGGAAATCCTGGCGGGCTGGGGATTGGACTATCCCTTCGAGACCTTCGTCCAGCGTTTCGTTGGCCTTCATAACCGGGACTTCCACAACGCCATCGCTGCCGACGCGAAGGCGGCGGGGCTGACCCTGCAGGAAGACTTCCGGACAGCATTGCACGCCAATCACTGGACGCGGTTTGAAACCGAACTTGAGGCCATCGCGGGTGTGCTGGATGTCGTTGCGGCTTTTCCAGGCCTGCAGGCGGTGGCGTCATCGTCCGAAGCAGACAAGCTGGTCCGCAAGCTGGAACTGACAGGCCTGCACGAGACCTTTGCCCCGCATGTCTATTCGTCAGACCTCGTCGCAAACGGGAAGCCAGCGCCGGACCTGTTCCTGCTGGCGGCGCAGAAGATCGGCGCCCACCCGGAGACCTGCCTTGTCATCGAAGACAGCGTGAACGGTGTGAAGGCCGCGCGTGCAGCCGGCATGACGGCCTGGGGCTTTACCGGCGGCGGCCATGCCGATGCCGGCCTTGCCGGGCGTCTCACCGCGGCAGGCGCGCATGGCGTGTTTGCTTCGCACCGCGAGGTCGCCGCCGCGCTGGCGGGCTGA
- a CDS encoding YdeI/OmpD-associated family protein gives MITEIEDYFDKGCGRCDRFATPDCSTRQWDSGLRALRRICLEAGLTETVKWGHPCYMYGGRNVAIIGAFRGDFRLNFFNPALMKDPDGVLEKQGPNSQHAGMIQFRDNADVDRMVPVLRAYLAEAAGYAEAGVLPPKKSRAIELPEELVDALDADPELAEAFHALTPGRQKSYVLNLNSAKQTATRISRIAKFRDKIIAGKGATER, from the coding sequence ATGATCACCGAGATTGAAGACTATTTTGACAAGGGCTGCGGCCGATGCGACCGCTTCGCGACGCCAGACTGTTCGACGCGGCAATGGGATAGCGGCCTCAGGGCACTGCGCCGGATCTGCCTTGAGGCAGGCCTGACCGAAACGGTGAAATGGGGGCACCCCTGTTATATGTACGGGGGCCGGAATGTCGCAATCATTGGCGCGTTCCGCGGCGATTTCCGCCTGAACTTCTTCAATCCCGCCCTGATGAAAGATCCGGACGGCGTGCTGGAAAAGCAAGGACCGAACTCGCAGCATGCCGGCATGATCCAGTTCAGAGATAATGCCGATGTCGACCGGATGGTGCCGGTCCTGCGCGCCTATCTGGCAGAAGCTGCGGGTTATGCGGAGGCTGGCGTTCTCCCGCCGAAGAAGAGCCGGGCCATTGAACTTCCTGAAGAGCTCGTCGATGCGTTGGACGCCGATCCGGAACTTGCGGAAGCCTTTCACGCGCTGACGCCCGGCCGCCAGAAAAGCTATGTATTGAATCTGAATTCCGCCAAGCAGACGGCCACACGCATCTCGCGGATCGCGAAATTCAGGGACAAGATCATCGCCGGGAAAGGCGCGACGGAGCGCTAG
- a CDS encoding cryptochrome/photolyase family protein: protein MTDLVFILGDQLSPSISSLKATSRDSARILMAEVMEEASYVPHHKKKIAFLFSAMRHFAEGLREDGWTVDYVRLDDDGNSGSFTGELKRAIDRHGAERILVTEPGEWRVRQDMEAWAGETGLPVEILEDDRFLCSHEDFRDWAEGRKELRMEYFYREMRRKTGLLMENGEPAGGKWNYDAENRKPAKASLFMPKPHRVKPDPVTEEVLALVADRFANNFGDLEPFWFAVTAEQAETARDHFITEALPDFGDYQDAMLAGEKFLYHSLLSVYINAGLLDPLETCRMAEAAWKAGDAPLNAVEGFIRQIIGWREYVRGIYWLKMPGYLDMNFFAAERPLPEFYWTGDTDMTCLNAAVTQTKEEAYAHHIQRLMLTGNFALLAGIDPKAVHEWYLAVYADAYEWVELPNTLGMSQYADGGLLGTKPYAAGGNYISRMSDYCDGCRYDVKLKTGPDACPFNSLYWDFVSRNADKLRTNPRMARVYSTWDRLKDDKKAGYLDTAANFLSELEGY, encoded by the coding sequence ATCACCGATCTTGTTTTCATTCTGGGCGACCAGCTCTCGCCATCCATCTCTTCGCTCAAAGCCACAAGCCGGGACTCGGCCCGGATCCTGATGGCGGAAGTGATGGAGGAGGCCTCCTATGTGCCGCACCACAAGAAGAAGATCGCCTTCCTGTTTTCCGCCATGCGCCACTTCGCCGAAGGCCTCCGGGAAGATGGCTGGACGGTCGACTATGTGCGCCTCGACGATGACGGCAATTCCGGCAGCTTCACCGGCGAGCTGAAGCGCGCGATTGACCGCCATGGCGCAGAGCGCATCCTCGTCACCGAACCCGGCGAATGGCGCGTGCGCCAGGACATGGAGGCTTGGGCAGGCGAAACCGGCCTGCCTGTCGAGATCCTTGAGGATGACCGCTTCCTCTGCTCCCACGAGGACTTCCGCGACTGGGCCGAGGGCCGCAAGGAATTGCGGATGGAGTATTTCTATCGCGAAATGCGCCGCAAGACGGGCCTGTTGATGGAAAACGGCGAACCGGCGGGCGGCAAGTGGAACTATGATGCGGAAAACCGCAAGCCCGCCAAGGCGAGCCTGTTCATGCCGAAACCGCACCGCGTAAAGCCCGATCCGGTTACGGAGGAAGTGCTGGCACTGGTGGCGGACCGCTTCGCCAATAATTTCGGAGACCTTGAGCCTTTCTGGTTCGCCGTCACAGCCGAGCAGGCCGAGACCGCGCGGGACCACTTCATCACCGAGGCCCTGCCGGATTTCGGAGACTATCAGGACGCGATGCTGGCCGGGGAGAAATTCCTCTACCACTCGCTCCTGTCGGTCTACATCAATGCCGGCCTGCTGGACCCGCTGGAGACCTGCCGCATGGCGGAGGCAGCGTGGAAGGCGGGCGATGCGCCGCTGAACGCGGTGGAGGGTTTCATCCGCCAGATCATCGGCTGGCGCGAATATGTGCGCGGGATCTACTGGCTGAAAATGCCGGGCTATCTGGACATGAACTTCTTCGCCGCCGAGCGGCCCTTGCCGGAATTCTACTGGACAGGCGACACGGACATGACCTGCCTCAACGCGGCGGTCACGCAGACGAAGGAGGAAGCCTACGCCCACCACATCCAGCGCCTGATGCTGACCGGGAATTTCGCCCTGCTGGCCGGCATCGACCCGAAGGCCGTGCATGAATGGTATCTCGCGGTCTATGCCGATGCCTATGAATGGGTGGAGCTGCCCAATACGCTGGGCATGAGTCAGTATGCAGACGGAGGCCTTCTGGGCACCAAGCCTTATGCGGCAGGTGGAAACTATATCAGCAGGATGTCAGACTATTGCGATGGCTGCCGGTATGACGTGAAGCTGAAAACGGGGCCGGATGCCTGCCCGTTCAATTCGCTCTACTGGGACTTCGTCAGCCGCAACGCAGACAAGCTCCGCACCAATCCCCGCATGGCCCGCGTCTATTCCACATGGGACCGGCTGAAAGACGACAAGAAAGCCGGGTATCTGGATACCGCGGCGAACTTCCTGAGTGAGCTGGAAGGTTACTGA
- a CDS encoding alpha-hydroxy acid oxidase yields the protein MGGAKNAINIDDLRALAKKRLPRMVFDYIDGGAEDEITLRRSVDRYEDYEWQWNSLVDVTKLDPSTTLFGQKNPMPFFISPTAASRLFYPKEGELAVARAAQKAGIAYSASTLASQTLEDIAASAPDVPKIIQIYVWKDRGVVKEFLARAKAAGFVGCVLTVDAAVAGYRERDPRNGFSIPPKVNSKTATQALAKPGYLWDVFTGSQIGPANFAEQAGGGDVMGTINNLFDRSMNWKDAEWMANEWGGPFAVKGISTAKDAVRAVDHGASAVWLSNHGGRQIDTSVPVIDLIPEVREAIDPKIELIADGGVRRGSHALKLIARGATSVAIGRAYLYGLAAGGETGVARAIQILKDDVERGLGLLGVPRLADLDETLLRLRR from the coding sequence GTGGGCGGCGCGAAAAACGCAATCAATATCGACGATCTGCGCGCGTTGGCGAAAAAACGCCTGCCGCGCATGGTGTTTGACTATATCGACGGTGGCGCGGAAGACGAAATCACGCTGCGCCGGTCGGTTGATCGGTATGAAGATTATGAGTGGCAGTGGAATTCGCTGGTCGACGTCACGAAGCTCGACCCGTCCACGACGCTGTTCGGACAGAAGAACCCGATGCCGTTCTTTATCTCGCCGACGGCAGCATCGCGCCTGTTTTATCCGAAGGAAGGCGAACTGGCTGTCGCCCGCGCGGCGCAGAAGGCAGGCATCGCCTATTCCGCCTCCACGCTGGCCAGCCAGACGCTGGAAGACATTGCTGCTTCTGCGCCAGACGTACCGAAGATCATCCAGATCTATGTCTGGAAGGACCGCGGTGTCGTGAAGGAGTTCCTGGCCCGGGCGAAGGCGGCAGGTTTTGTCGGCTGTGTGCTGACGGTCGATGCCGCCGTCGCCGGCTATCGCGAGCGCGATCCGCGCAACGGGTTCTCGATCCCGCCGAAGGTCAATTCCAAGACAGCGACGCAGGCGCTGGCCAAGCCCGGCTATCTCTGGGACGTATTCACCGGTTCGCAGATTGGCCCGGCAAACTTCGCCGAGCAGGCAGGCGGCGGGGATGTCATGGGCACGATCAACAATCTGTTCGACCGTTCCATGAACTGGAAAGATGCCGAATGGATGGCCAATGAATGGGGCGGTCCGTTCGCCGTGAAAGGCATCTCAACGGCAAAGGACGCGGTGCGGGCGGTCGATCATGGTGCGAGCGCCGTCTGGCTGTCGAACCATGGCGGGCGTCAGATCGATACATCCGTGCCGGTGATCGACCTGATCCCGGAGGTCCGCGAAGCCATCGATCCGAAGATCGAACTGATCGCTGACGGCGGCGTGCGCCGGGGCAGCCATGCGCTGAAACTGATCGCGCGCGGCGCGACCAGCGTCGCCATCGGGCGGGCCTATCTCTACGGGCTGGCGGCGGGCGGCGAAACCGGCGTTGCCCGCGCGATCCAGATCCTCAAGGATGATGTGGAACGCGGCCTCGGCCTGCTGGGCGTGCCGCGCCTTGCAGACCTCGACGAAACGCTGCTGCGCCTCAGACGCTGA
- a CDS encoding acyl-CoA dehydrogenase, translating to MSYEAPINDMAFTLQAVAGLPKLEGLPGFEAYDPELIAPILEEAAKLARDVLAPLNQAGDAAGAVLTEDGVKAAPGFAEAYAQFREGGWMGLSAPEEWGGQGLPKALALAVMEMIHSANMAFGLCPMLSFGAIEALLAHGTDVQKQTYLPNLVAGNWTGTMNLTEPQAGSDVGALKTKAVPNDDGSYAITGQKIFITWGDHDVAENIIHLVLARLPDAPAGSRGVSLFLVPKVFVNDDGSLGERNSLKCIGLEKKIGIHASPTCVMEYDGATGWLIGEANKGLACMFTMMNSARLNVGLEGVAVGEAAYQAAFEYAQERKQGKVQGVDGPAPILHHADVRRTLTTMRARVAAARAICYACGVAADLAETAIDEQVRHAAKLREDLLTPIAKAWSTDMGVDVASLGVQIHGGMGFMNETLAAQLYRDARIAPIYEGTNGIQAIDLVGRKLSGTNGESMRLVLGDIDATIREARATNDPQLVQIADRLRAGADALRDATDWMLAAMKERDQEKALAGATAYLALAGDVIGGHFLTKAAVAARASDPASRARNLALAGFFAETTLAEAPGRIPGITEGGQTFLEGSEALFGV from the coding sequence ATGTCCTATGAAGCTCCAATCAACGACATGGCTTTCACGCTGCAGGCTGTCGCCGGTCTGCCGAAGCTGGAAGGCCTGCCGGGCTTCGAGGCTTATGATCCCGAGCTGATCGCGCCAATTCTGGAAGAGGCCGCCAAGCTGGCGCGCGATGTGCTGGCGCCGCTGAACCAGGCAGGTGATGCGGCCGGCGCTGTGCTGACCGAGGATGGCGTGAAGGCTGCGCCCGGCTTTGCCGAGGCCTATGCCCAGTTCCGCGAAGGTGGCTGGATGGGGCTGTCGGCGCCGGAGGAATGGGGCGGACAGGGCCTGCCCAAGGCGCTCGCGCTGGCCGTCATGGAGATGATCCATTCCGCGAACATGGCGTTCGGCCTCTGCCCGATGCTCAGCTTCGGCGCCATCGAAGCCTTGCTGGCGCACGGCACCGACGTGCAGAAGCAGACCTACCTGCCCAACCTCGTCGCCGGCAACTGGACCGGCACGATGAACCTGACAGAGCCACAGGCCGGTTCCGACGTCGGTGCCCTGAAGACGAAAGCCGTGCCGAACGATGACGGCTCCTACGCCATCACCGGCCAGAAAATCTTCATCACCTGGGGCGACCATGACGTCGCCGAGAACATCATCCACCTTGTGCTGGCTCGCCTGCCGGACGCCCCGGCCGGGTCGCGCGGTGTGTCGCTCTTCCTGGTGCCGAAAGTCTTCGTCAATGACGATGGTAGCCTGGGCGAGCGCAACAGCCTGAAATGTATCGGCCTTGAAAAGAAGATCGGCATTCACGCCTCCCCCACCTGCGTGATGGAGTATGATGGCGCGACAGGCTGGCTGATCGGTGAAGCCAACAAGGGCCTGGCCTGCATGTTCACGATGATGAACTCTGCGCGCCTGAATGTCGGCCTCGAAGGCGTCGCCGTGGGCGAGGCGGCCTACCAGGCAGCCTTCGAATACGCGCAGGAGCGCAAGCAGGGAAAAGTGCAGGGCGTCGACGGCCCCGCCCCGATCCTGCATCATGCCGATGTGCGCCGTACCCTGACGACCATGCGCGCCCGCGTCGCCGCGGCCCGCGCCATCTGCTATGCCTGCGGTGTCGCGGCAGACCTGGCTGAAACGGCAATAGACGAGCAGGTGCGCCACGCCGCCAAGCTGCGCGAAGACCTGCTGACGCCGATCGCCAAGGCCTGGTCCACCGACATGGGCGTCGACGTCGCCAGCCTCGGCGTGCAGATTCATGGCGGCATGGGGTTCATGAACGAAACACTGGCCGCACAGCTTTATCGCGACGCCCGCATCGCGCCGATCTATGAAGGGACGAACGGTATTCAGGCGATCGACCTTGTCGGCCGCAAACTGTCCGGCACCAATGGCGAGTCCATGCGGCTGGTCCTTGGCGATATCGACGCCACCATCCGCGAGGCGCGTGCCACAAATGATCCGCAGCTCGTCCAGATCGCAGACCGCCTGCGCGCCGGAGCGGATGCCCTGCGTGACGCCACCGACTGGATGCTGGCGGCGATGAAAGAACGCGACCAGGAAAAGGCGCTCGCTGGTGCGACGGCGTATCTCGCGCTCGCCGGTGACGTGATCGGCGGTCACTTCCTGACAAAGGCGGCCGTCGCTGCACGCGCCAGCGATCCGGCCTCCCGTGCCCGCAACCTCGCCCTCGCTGGCTTCTTCGCGGAGACCACGCTGGCCGAAGCCCCCGGCCGCATTCCCGGCATCACCGAAGGCGGCCAGACCTTCCTGGAAGGCAGTGAGGCTCTGTTCGGGGTCTGA